In Acropora muricata isolate sample 2 chromosome 11, ASM3666990v1, whole genome shotgun sequence, one DNA window encodes the following:
- the LOC136889750 gene encoding uncharacterized protein → MYFKNNQNVGNLVLFVVSHVVVKMAESFATNTVSRFRSPKTGEEESKLLQGSIPKSTAYKTKWAIKIFHEWQINRKLKGPVLDAGGAFKDYGDLYKVQSLCTDLANMDANALNYWLSKFVQEVANSEGKVYPARTLYGIICGIRRHLEETVGSEALNPLDASDKR, encoded by the coding sequence atgtattttaaaaataatcaaaatgtgggaaatttGGTGTTGTTCGTTGTAAGTCATGTGGTAGTGAAGATGGCGGAGTCTTTTGCAACGAATACCGTAAGCCGTTTTCGTTCTCCAAAAACTGGGGAAGAAGAATCAAAGTTGCTGCAAGGGAGCATTCCTAAgtcaactgcctacaaaaccaaatgggcgattaaaatttttcacgaatGGCAGATAAATAGAAAACTTAAAGGTCCTGTACTTGATGCTGGTGGCGCTTTTAAAGATTATGGAGATTTGTACAAAGTTCAGTCGTTGTGTacagatttggcaaatatggatgCCAACGCTTTAAACTACTGGCTGAGTAAATTTGTCCAGGAGGTTGCGAATAGTGAAGGGAAGGTGTATCCAGCAAGGACACTTTATGGAATTATCTGTGGCATCCGAAGGCATTTAGAAGAAACTGTGGGAAGCGAAGCATTAAATCCTTTAGATGCTTCGGATAAACGGTAA